The following nucleotide sequence is from Chiroxiphia lanceolata isolate bChiLan1 chromosome 29, bChiLan1.pri, whole genome shotgun sequence.
gccctgctgccaaGTGCCCAGGAGGCAGGAAGGGGCAGCAGGCTGGGGCAGCGGGATGTGCTGGGGTGGCAGCCGGGGGGATGCTGActcagggaggggcaggagcgGCCCAGCCCTGGTGTCATCAGCAGCAGGGAGTGTCCCCTGTGCACATTGGCCCGGCCGGGGCTGAGCCGTGGTGGGGCTGCTATAAAAGGCCTGGCCGGGCCAGGCTGTGCCAAGCTGCTCTGGCCACCTTGTCCTCGGGGAAAAGGGTAAGTGTGGCAGCGCTtgtgctgctggctcctgctgcagccccggcCCCCGGGCCTGGGCCGctgccctctgcagctctgctgccctcacTGCTGCCCTCTTGCAGAGCTCCAGCGCATCCCTGGCCGAGATGTCCTGCTACGAGCTGTGCCCCCCCAAAGCCAGCGTGGCTGTGCCCAAGCCCAGCgtggctgtgccccagcccaTCGCCGAGAGCTGCAACGAGCTGTGCGCCCGCCAGTGCCCCGACTCCACGGCCTTCATCCAGCCGCCCCCCGTGGTGGTCACCTTCCCCGgccccatcctcagctccttcccccagcaaGCCGTGGTGGGCTCCGCCGGAGCCCCCGCCTTTgggggctccctggggctggggggcctcTACGGCCAAGGGGCCACCCAGGCCTCGGGGGGCCTCTGCACCTTTCCCACAGCCTGCGCTGCTCCCGCCTGCAGCCCTTGGCTCCTGCCCCGCTACTCCAGGAAAATCTGCTAAAGCCTCACCCAGCAGCCCTACAGCCCTTTGGGGctctcagcctctctcctcccctctttcctcctctcccgTCCCTCTCCCCATgactcctctctccctcctgcccgTGCCCACATTCCCGACTCCCCCATGGTCCCACAGAGCACTTGGTTCTCTCTGCAAGAGTCCCTGCCTGGCACAAGCCTGAAGGATCAGCtctctgccagcctgggcacataacctgcctgcctctgcctcaTGTGTCTTTGTCCCCTGTGTTCTTTGCTGctcttgaaataaaagaatcTTGCATCCAACATCTGTTTCTCTGGTTTCACTGTCAAACCCAGCCTTTGCTGAAGGGCTTCCTTGCACTAAACATCGTCCCCACCCAGTGGACCAGACCAGTGTGTTGTCCCCATCAGAGCCAGGCTGAGCTGCCTTtgcacagccccccagccctggcagctctcAGCACACACGGTCCTGCCCTTGAGCTCCAAGGACTCTGCCTGCAgtctggcagctcctctggctgcagcactTGCAGCCCGTGGGCTTTGGAAGCCCTCCAGCCCTTTGGGTAAAAGTCGGGCTGACCCTGGGCCTGGGGACACTCCAGGGGCAAAGGCTGCCTGAGCTCCAGCCCATCTGatcctgcacagctctgctaaAGGTCTTTGGGGTGATGGCAAAGAAGAGGcttccctttc
It contains:
- the LOC116799679 gene encoding scale keratin-like isoform X1 — protein: MLTQGGAGAAQPWCHQQQGVSPVHIGPAGAEPWWGCYKRPGRARLCQAALATLSSGKRSSSASLAEMSCYELCPPKASVAVPKPSVAVPQPIAESCNELCARQCPDSTAFIQPPPVVVTFPGPILSSFPQQAVVGSAGAPAFGGSLGLGGLYGQGATQASGGLCTFPTACAAPACSPWLLPRYSRKIWDTCGPC